Part of the Musa acuminata AAA Group cultivar baxijiao chromosome BXJ3-10, Cavendish_Baxijiao_AAA, whole genome shotgun sequence genome, ATGGAATGCataaaagaaatactatcataatAAATAGTTAGTTAGGATTCAGGATGGTAATtcacaaaataaattattttctttatttttttgtccATTGAGCCATTCAATAAGAAAAAGGTAAAACATCAATTTAGGCATAAAGCATCCCAACCCAATCATGCTAGTGAGGCCAAAAATGAATATTCGATCCTATCCCCTGAACTCAAAATAGTGCAAGATATAGGTGCAAAACAAGGGTTCCAAGACTTTCACCGATCAAagacatatatattaaattagcatgttcttcttttcttttgtagaGGCAGAAGACATGAAAGGAACCTATATAACCTCatctaataaaaaaaatgtaaGAGAGAATGAAGAAGAGACCGAAAAAAGCCAAAAATACAATTATTTACTGTCAAAAATTAGCATTTGTCTTTCATGTCAAGGCAAGCCAGTTCTTGGACACTACTTGACCTCATTTTGGACACATGTATAATTAAGCTAGTTCTTATAGAATTGTGTAAGCCAATCCATACTTTTCAAGTATGCTATTATACAATAGACCAAGTTGTTGTTGTGCCAGTACTAGCAAGGTATGGTAGGGGACGAGTACAATAAAGTTGGTAAATAGATAAATATGGCACAAACCACTCTCTATCATAATATAACAGATATAAGGTTCTTAATCTCGTACCGTACTAATGTACCGacctttgctcggtatggtatggtacgatGTACCGAGTGGTACGCCTAAAATAGGCAAAAAACTCTTCgaaaatatctataaaaaaaaagaacgTTAGAATAGGATTTTTAAgtaagaaataaatatacatttagtatagttttaataaactaatgtaaattaggtaaaaatagtGTCACATATATTTTTCaagctttgaggagtagccttgtgcaaggttcgccATTTCGGTCCATTCCAGATCGTTCTTCCTCTTAATTCTCCCAAATTAACCTTCTAAATTTGATTCAATCCGTAAATcgttgctttgttgagtttaggagagtgaaaatgagagaataagagagagaatgtgagaaaaaatgagtttgagaaagtttaagagagtgtgagagtgaaatTGATTGAAATAGGCGTGAAAGAAAGGGTTTTAAAACCCTTGAGGAGgcctccaatggtcaaattgaagCACCATTACCATtcagtaacgatcgaaatcgatcggTACCAACCAATACAGGGCGGTAGCAatcaaaatttcgaccgttaccgctcggTACAGTCccgtatcgcccgatacgggGCCAGATGCCTGATACCGCCCAGTAGCTGCTGGCGGACCAGTGCATACCGTCCGTACCggcagtacggtacggtattgcaaacccTAAGACATACTATATCCGCCCACTACTTAACAGTATGCAGTGCACTTACCAGGCTGAtacttcagattttttttttgttgaccaAAGTACAATTTAAGTACTGAACAGTACTAAGTACACTACCAATAGAAAGGGCATTGGTATACAGTTGGTATTTAAAGTTTACTTCCTCTGTCTTCTCAAGAAACAACTAGAAAGCAATGTCTGAATTAAATTGAAAGCAAAATTTTAGACAGCCAAAGATTGCATAGGCCAAAAACATTCAATTGAAAAAGAATATGGATAATTTAAAAGAAGCTCTAGTTAATGTACAAATGGTTCTTCCAGAGAACAAATTACGATAGCCAAGGGTCAAGACTATGACTTCTCCAATACGGGGGCTGACAAAATTTAGGTCTTCTTGCAATCCTTTCGCTGGTGGATCGTAAGAGTCCACAAACTGAACCAATCTGTCAAAGCCAGAAAAATGAATGGAGATCACATAGCTGATCCGACATAGAAATATTTTGTACCAAAACGAAAAACTGATAACAAAGAAATATCATGAAGCACTACACTTGAATAAGTTAAAATATACAAAATCAGAAAGATTTATCATGGCAATTATTCATCATTAGTGCACATTTTATTGTTGCCACATGTTAAAACTTCAAACAATTGAGAAGAAGTTCCTTGATTGCAAATCCATATGTCCTTACATAAATCTCCTTACTCAACAAGACAAGAATAGCCCGCATTTCTTTGGGCAATTCCAAGATGTAAAAAATATGTCAGAACATATAATACTTCTACCAAACTGCAGTTTTTTTGTTACTTCTgccacttgtctcaaagaactccTTTTTCCAAGGTCCATCATGCATGTACCATCATTTTATCTCTGCTGTAGGTTTAGCAGAACATGACACTAATTCACTTATAAATACAACACCAGAATTTGATAGGCATTTATTTATAGATAAACTTGAACGAGAAAGAAACTAAGATGACACAAAAATGTTGCAAACATACAGAAGTGAACCAAGAAAAGGCAAGTCTCGGCATACACAAATTCTCTAATTTTCACCAAGTGCATCATTAAACTTCCCTACAGACAATGACAATCTAGTATATCCAACAAAGAAGTAAAGATGATCAAGTACTTCATGGAAGGCCCCATGCAATAGCTACCAAACTCATAGGTGCCTTTTTGCAAAGATCATAAATTCATCCAAATGCTTCCATAGATCATAGGTTCATTGGTTTCTCCATCAAAAGTGAAGGTTTAATATGTTGTCATAAGATAAACATGTGAGGAACCTAAGAACATGCAACTATCTTTGATTATGGTACAACACTACAACATGGTGTAGCATAATGAAGCTTGCTACATATTATCAGAAATAGTAaaagaaatatcaaaataatGGCATACCAAAGTCAACAAATCCTTGAACAGCAAGTTATATGAAATGTTAGTTTTTTTACTATTTGTCCTCTTTGGAAAAGTTCCAAGTATCTTACCGATGGTAGAATTCACAATCACGACCACCTTTTAATATCGTGTGCAACATATTGTACAGCTGGAGCATCATTTTTCTAGGTATCTGAAAAAAAATTACTTTACATGAGAAAGTAGACAGACAAAAAAAAGTAGCTGAAACAGTAGCATATTAtaatgatgcaaagttgatgaaaCCAAAAACAATGATGTGAAAGAAAACAATAATAACAGGGGAACAAGATACCTTATCAGAGAAAAGATTTACACGGACAAATGAACAAAAGAGATCCATAAATGCATGCAAAATCAGAGAGTTCTGATGGGGCTGCCGTAAGAACAAGAAtacatattagaaaaaaaattaacagTGATTTACGGCAAACCACTAGTAATTCATGTACAGTGACAACAAGTAATTAATCAAGGGCAGACAAATTCATACCAACAATGTGATAACTGTACTGCTCAAATCCAAAATAACACGCAGAGCTTGTTCCCGAAATGCCATCAGGTCAAGAAGCAGCTAATGAgaagaaacaaataaaagaaTGTTATCAGCACACTTCATATTTAAAATCTCAAGTACATGGTTTCCTTGGCACCTGTCTTTTTGTAGTACAAGTAAACAAAATGATGTTGTTTGTATTACCGTGTCTAGTAAGAAATGGTGAAGTTTGTTTATAGCATAAGTTAACAAGTCTATTTTTCTGTCCCTATTAAGAAACAACAATTTAAATTTCATGGCATTATATAATGTGCCAACACCATGTATGCTGATCAGCATGGATCTACACAAGACCCATGCTGACCAACAACCATAAGAAATGAAGGTCAATCCAATGCATGAGGCTCCCACAATGTGGGATCTAGGGAAGGTCAACTACACAACCTTTCCCCTACAAATAAGGAGGTTGTTACTGTCATTCAAATCttataaacaaaaacaaaaaaaactaagACAACGTTAAAATTCAGGCAGGAAGGAGGGCTTTCGCTGATAGCCAAAATGAGAAAACATGCCAACAAAATTGGTTTCATAAGCACCAAAGAATAACTGCACAAAAAAGGAAATAGAAATCAAAACCCTGCAAATTCTACTCTCCTCTTTTTCAACAGCCCATAAACTGCATCTCTCCACTGGCTTCCAATCCAGCATTCTCAAACATATGGTGAAGATGAGCTAGCAATGAGCCATGACACAGATACTGAATGGGGCTGTAATATCCAAGTATCTTAATCGGGTTATAGATCAAAGTTGAACTGAACCAACCGACCTCAATTAGCTAAAGCTCAGTCCAGTTAAATTAAACCACTAGAAACCACTGATTTAAAACTTGTTTCATGTATTATAATGCTCGGTTCACATTGTCTGATCTCAGTTAAATTTAAGCCTCAATACCCTAAATTACATGAATCATCAATCCCCCTGATGGAATCAGCAGTTTCACCAACATGATAGATATCTTGAAAATCAGCAAAACACCTGGTACGTGCACTAAAACTTATGATATGATGAACCAAGCTGACCACCTTTCACGTGGTTTAGAGGAAAAGCTAGAATTTTTTGGGTCAAAGTAAAATGAAGCAATTACAAGATACTACAATTTGATATCGTGGAGTTATtttatttgtattatttgataaaGCAAAGGAGGGAATGCATATTATGCAAGTTATAAAATTTCTCAAGCATATTTAGGTTAAGCAGAATTGAGAAACATTTGGGGAAAATTTTCCCACAGAATGAGCACAATGTAAAAATTTCACAAAATGTAAAAGTTTCACCAAATACCATGACCCAAGGTTCTAGCTTCTGAAAATAATCTTGTGCATTTTCAGTCAGAGTATCCATTGCAAGTTTATCAACCTGCAACATGAAACAGATGTTAAACGGTAcccaactaaaaaaaaaaaggacgaaGGGCCTTGTTAGAAAGTGTGACCAGCAAAGGCTTACTCGTTCTAGCTGTAATTTGTTAGGATGTTCAGGGAACTTCTTTGACACAAGCATGCAGATTCTTGGAAAATTGGGAAATATTCCAGCTTTCCAAAAAGCATCGGAAAATGTGTGTGACCCCAGATCTGGTTTGTCCAAGATATGGTTTAGTCTATACATTTTAGCTAATAAACCTTCTGCAACCTTCGAAAGTTGGACCACCCATTCCATGTGTAGAACCTTTGGGACAGTTCCAGAGTTGGGTGGCGCATCGGAACCTAAACTTCTCCCGTTCATAGGTGTCGAAGAAGGGAATTCTTCGAGACTAATGTACTCTGACCATCTAGACATGCTATCCCACTCCCTACTTTTGAAGGATCTTGGAGACGCGTCGTGAGTGGAAAAAAGTTGTCTCTGCTTCGCCATATCGTCGATCCTACAAAGACAATTAAGCGAAGAACTCAAGCACTTGCTCGTCATCTTAAAGCTCCCCACATTCCATAGAAGAAGAGCACGTGAAATTGACCAAATCTCGGTCTAATTGTAGTTCAATGTAGAAGAATGTGTGGCAAGCGTCAGCGGACTCCATCGACGATGTGCACAACAGAACTTCCCAGCTTACCATGAACGAGGTGCGTACCTGAGGGGCGTTGAGGGAGGTGGCGGGGTGGGTGGAGATCTGCGGATCGGAGGCGGCAGGATGAACGTACGTTAGGGCTTCGACATCGAAAGGGCGAATGAGAAAGTGGAAGGGGGGAGTGGGGGGCGGCACCCTCCTTGGATTGAGATCTGAGACGGGAGAGAGGGCGGGTCGAAGAGGGAGGGTTTTGGGGGTGCCCGTTCGATGCTGGCAGCGGCGTCTGCTTTAGCTGAGGTTTGGTGGTGGTGGTTTTGGTGTCTGCTGGGAGTAGAAGGCACGCGAGTCCGACGCACGTCGCTGGCCTGTGACGACGGGACCTGTTGCGGGGGGCCCAGCTCGGCTGTCCGCAACGCCCGCTTTGATGACGTGGCAGGAGACTGCTGGTGCAGGAGGCGGGGCCCAGTGAACGCATGGGTGGTCCAATTGGAAGAGGAAAGAGGCTCCTACGCCAACTAAGAACTACGTAAACATCTTCACTGTTTCGAGCGAGTACTTCATTGAATGGTAACCCCTCCTCCCTCTATATGGGCGATTAGAGTTGTCGAGTTGGAAGAAGAGGCTCGAGCGAGTACATTGACTATTATACCCCCCTAATTAaagtataatataatattatatatacatatatatatatatatatatataggcgattgtccgaaaaagattttttttatttttctcgtaTGATATccttttcaaaattttcaaaccattaCTTCCAGTTTCAAAAGTATCAAAAATacctcccaaaaaaattatttacaGTGTTTTCCTGGCCAAATCAAAGAGGTTTTTTTCTATCATCTATTTACAATATTTTGTGGGTTGTATTCTATctacatattatatattttttttaaaatatatatattatataatattttttgtttcAAAAATAATGTATAATGGTTTTAAAATAAAATGGCATATAGTGTTTTTAAAGCATTATATAGTATTTTTTGTGGTTAAAAATCAACCCACAAAACGCTAtaaagttgcaaaaaaaaaaaaaaagatttggatCAGAACAAATGATAGGTTTTTTAGGAGGTATTTTTGGAATATTTGAAACAGGAGATGAtggtttataaattttgaaaataagataccattcaagaaaaaattaaaaaaaaaaattgtcttcCCCCCTCCTTCCCTCTCCACCAACGATAAAACCTTATAATATGAACAAAGGATGACGACGATAAGTGAATGACGTACGAAACAGGTGTCGATAATGATGAAAGAGGTGCAATAGACGAGGAGAGGTGTTTTAAGTATGTTTTGAATTagtgatattattttaaaaacctAGAAtggtattttttaaaaatatccaaaatataaGTATTTTCTACCAAAATCACCTATGTATATAATAAAAAGCTTGGAAAAAGTTTATTTTCATGGTAAAAATTCACACACACATGTGAATGGTAAGTTCATTAATTCATTATTTCCAAAGAGGAAATTTATTCAATATAAGACAATCATCGAACATAAATAAACAACAAATGCTCCAAAAATAGTGTGCATGATCACATCATTCAAAGTAGTAGAATGAATTTTATTCAAATCCTGCAAGGAGTATCCGATTCCTGCAGTTATTCTGAAAGTATCCAAGGAAGTGATTGTGCTTGTTCTTAAGCTGGTTCAAGCTCCTCTGCAAAGAGATCCCCTCAACAGAGACTCATCATGTGGCACAAATCATTGGCTTCCATCTccgcaagctttgacatcatccttgaaccaTATTTGGCCACTGTTACCTTGCACTGTGAAGGAAGAAAAACATCAATATAGTTTAGTTTAGGATCATCAACTCTAACCAAGACCAATTGCGTGTACTATCACAAGCTGTTCACCTGCTTTTCACTCTGCCTATGATGTTCTTCGCACTGCTCAACCAGCAATTGCCTCATCTTTTTCTGAAGAGAAGTGCAAAAAAGAATGATCCATACATAATTAACCGAGAGATGCAAGAAAGATAAAgcttttcatttttttatctcATAAGTTTCATCTGTTCTCGATTTCATTACCCTCACTTTACTCGATTGTGTGCCTTCAATGATGTTCCTGATGGCTCTACTGCATTCATAGCAGGTGGTCTCCCCAATCTGTCAGTGAACCACATTCCTTAGCTTCTCATGCACATAGAACTTAGCTTTTCAAAGTTCGGTTAAAGGATAAACTCAatcgaactttgatgatagaaaaaTTGATGCCAATGGCTATTATATGCAATCCTTATTGTTATTTAGCAAAGATTAAGAGTCTTTTTTTGCTTACATACCTCGGTAGATTCATTGATCAGCGAAGTAAGAATATTGTCATCTGGGGAAAAGGATTCATCAAGGCATAATCCTGTGTTGTTGCAAAGACTACCTTCATGGAAGAGGTGTTGGAGAAAGAACTGAGCCTGATCTATATATGCTTGTGACTTGTCCAAACACTGACACAAGAAAAATGTACAGAATTCAGCATGAGATTATCGAAATACAAGAGAGATAACAATAAATACCTGATTCttaagttgagaaggcaaaatatGGCAAGCTTCAGATGAGAGTGATCTGATGTCACTGAACAAGATTAGGTCATCCAGAGATTTCTGAGCATGTCTTGAAGCCTCCAAGCATGAGCTGCAAGGGTTTGATTTGCCATTCATGTTATAGGCCATGTTTCCTGAAATGTAATCTGTTTAAGTTAATTTGATGATATTGGACTAGAACAAAATTGCTACAAATCTGGTTAAAAAACTCAGCTTGTTCCTCGCATTTAATAATCTAACATTCTTCTACTTTTGAAGTAGCAGCAAAATGTAGAttcgataaaaataaaataaaaaaatcatttaagctAATATAGTCCCAGAAACCTATAAATGTAGTCAGCTTAAGATATTATgacttattgttgttgttattatgtaGTATGGCAATTGATTCGAGAAATCCCAGCATAAAGTTTCTTTATATTCCAGTAAGGACCAGACAAGAACAGCAGCAAAactgaaaagaaaagagaggaataatTGGTGCATGGTGTTGAGACATTTTACTCACCTTGATCCATCAAGCTATCAACCTCGAGTATGGCACTTGCATCAGCTAATATGATCAATAGAGTGGCAAAGATTGATAGAGTTCTGGCTTCCATTCTTCTGTCACCTTCAAAATCCAAAATGAAAGGATTAAGCAATCATAATTTGCAGTTAAATGTAATTCATGAGTAAACATGATGATTCATAGAAAAGTTTTCTGTACTGATATGAACAAATATACTCTCATTCACCACAAGGACATGATATGAAAACTATGCTAATTTCACTCAGCTCAAACTAAATCACACAGTTGAATACATGCTGATGCATAAAAAATTTCTTAATCTCAAGCTGCTCAAACTAAACCATACAGTTAATTGAAACCAAAAAGATATCAATCTATAATCACTCTGTTTGAGCCTGAGACAGGAATGGGGAATTGGATGGAGACATTTATACACATCCAAGGTGAACTGGAACACCTCATTCTCCTCTCAGTTTGCTCACTTCCATGTTGAATCTTTCTGAGTTCATACGGAAACTATGCAGTTACTTCACAAAGAACACATGTACAGGCAAATCACTGGGAGCCTGGACAAGTTACATGATTGTCCCAATAATAGAGTGGAAGAGAAATGCTTGAAATGTGGGAGTAATGAAGAGAGAAAGACCTGATGCTGTGTACTCAACCATGATGAGGAGGAAGCTTCACATGGTCTGATGAGTCTTTTCCATCTCTTTGGGAGGGAGTGTGGAGGCCATTGCAAGAGACTTTGTGTTAGTCTGGGCTGTCTTCAGGACTGTGAAGTATGAGAAGGATCAATGTACATTTATTTTAGTAAAATGAACATTGTTCACCATGTTGTAAGGAAGTAGCCTTGTCATTGTACCAAAATccactcctcttttttttttgtattaattaCTTACAACTTATAAGCAACAAAATAGTATGTGCATttcatgttataagattcacaatAGCTAGCTGTGCCCTATGACTTATTTAGAGATGACTCTGAGAGGTATGTCATCCATTATATTGAGGCATCTTTCAACACCATGTTTCTTGGGATACCTCTTCCATATATCCCAGGAACTAAAATATGGATAGTCTTCTATTAGCAATTATTAAGAACTGAATGAATTGTACAGGATAAAAGCAAAAACATTTTTCTTATCTTCCTGCCAAAATTCAAGCAGAGTGCAAAATGAGGCATATTAATAGGAAGTCAAATGTTGGACACAGATTAGTACATCTCTACTTCTACTGCATCTTCCATATGTCAACATGATTCAAAACTTCAGTAATTTATTTGGAGGAAGACAAACAAATATCCCTGTGTTTATTTCATTGAAATATATATCCctacaaaatctaaaaaattatatACATGTCATTCTGGTTGAGCTCTGTCAGATTGATAAATGGAGTCAAATTGATAAATGTTAAAGCTTCATTGAAACTTGTCCTGAAGTTTATAGTTTGCAAGCCTAAAGCCAAAGGCTTCATAGAATGTCGTGTGAAACATTGCTGCAAGTGACATCACAGGATTTGCAAACCAAAAGCCTTGCAGGTTTGGCCAGATACTACAACTACAAGAGTTTGAGCAACCAATCTATACCTTTCCAGTATCAGTGTCAAAGTTCAAAGAACTCACAAGTATAGCCTGCTTGAGCAAGAAATACACGGGAAGGGACATCATTGCTTCATGAATTTGCATAAAACACAATATTACAAGAACTAAAAGAGAAGTCAATATCAATCTTCTCTTTTAGCAAATGATGTGCTTTAAAGCACTAGAAGATCTCTTTATATATCTCAAAAACACACTTCATTTTGCCTGTGCTTAACAAGAACCAACTTAACACCAAGTAGAAATGACATCTTCACTGTAAACGGTCCCGGGAGATCTTTAGATAATGAAGTTGTTTAAGCTTCTATATATGCACCTGAAACTTCCTACTTGCATTCTCCTACTCTGCTTCCGCTAACCTTCGTCGAATCTCTTCTGGATTTGATGACCCAGTGACACTGCAAAAAACATAAATGCTTATATCGAATCAGCATAGGTTTTAAAGAACTATCTGGCTTAATTGTGCATCACATTGTCACATGCATTAGTAATGAAGTTGTTCAAATGTCAACTTCACAATAAAATCTTCTCCTAGGTGATGAGTTGCAGGATCAAATGTATACTTCACGGTAAACTTGTTGGCTTCCATGTGAGTTTCATGACTTCATTAGAAGGCATGTTATGCATCAACTGTACTATTGACTTGcaaatagaaaaaagaagacCAAGGCAGGCAAATTTCAATCTAAAAATGAGGTATTGGATACCATTTAGCACATACAGAATCCATAAATCATGTTAAGTAAATCTTAAACCCAATAATTCTCCAACTATTGTTTTCTCCTGCCCTATGGAGACAGTTTACAAGGCTAGGGTGACCTATCAATCGATGCAGTCCCCATGGTCATGCTAAGCATTATGATAATAGGAAGCACAATTCAGACCTAGCACGAACAGATTTAGGTTCATTTCTGTTAAAGCTTACCAACAGAGAATGTCACCACTGTAGGCAATCTTTTCAGAGATCCAATCTGGAACCAATTCTAACAAGAGTTTCAGCTGTTCTTCCACTTCACCTGCAGAAACATGCCCCAGGATTTTAGCTCTGGAAAATTCAATATGACCCAGAAACATCAACAATTTCAAATTAATGGCAGAGTGCATACCTCTATCGACTATTTTACAATTACTTGATAGTAGCTTGTAAATTAGCTCATTCTTTGTCATGACAGACCTCTTCCATGACTGAAATATGAGTAGAATCATGTCAAAAATACAAGGCAATGAGGCTATCAACTTTTGCCTTCTAATTGCATTGGAAACACCAGCCTCCTCCTCCTGTGCTgttttcctctccttctccttaATCTGAAAAGGTCTAGAGCAATTAGACCTTCACTTACGTTCCAAATGATATTTTATATGTATAGAGTTAGAAGAAAATTCACATAGAAGAGGACAATCTTTCTAAGAAATGGCAGGAAATATCTCATCAAACTGTAGGCATTTCCCATAATAGTCATAAAAACAACATACAGTATGTTAAGCTGTGTAAAACATGAAACCAAGACAAGTAATTTATTAATAAACATGTTTCACATAGCATGTTAGTCATATTGAACAGCAGTAATTAACCTGAAACAACATTATGCCAACCCAAACAAGTGCATGCAGTGATTAGCTTGTAGCATAATGCCTACACTTTTAGGCAGACAAATGCATGAGGTCAACACTGACCTAAACGAACAAATGAAAGAAAAATTGAGACAATAACCATTGAAATAAATAAAGTGTGAGATTCTCAGAAGTACAGACAAGAATAATACCAATCTATCATGGCTTTTTTGTGCATTgctgtgaaatgggtgtacaaaaAACATTTGAAGAAACTACTTTAGAAGCTTTAAAGAGAAAAGAACCATAGCACAAGGATGTCCAAGGATGTACCGACTGCAAGAGAGATTCTGGTATAATATTGAGGACATCATCATCGGCAGACAGGCTCCTATCTTCATACTCTTCATCCCCTGCTTTTGCACTCTTTGTTGGAGTCATAAACAATTTTGTACGCGTTGATCGCTTCACAGATTTATTCGATAGTGGAGAATCACAGCTTGGGGTTGTCCTACATCTTTTTGGTGTTGGCATATCTGGTGTATTAGACATTAACCTTAAGGGAGTGGAAACTAGTTTTGCAGGAGTTCCCTCTTTGACATTTTGTTCGTTATGAGGAAAGTTGTCAGTTCTTATGAACTTTTGGGTCTCCTCTTCACTAGTGCCACATTTGCTTGATATGGTCGATGAAATGGGAGAACCAAGCATCGAATTCCTAAATATGGGTGGTTTCAAATTGCATTTGCTAGGAGATGAAGCAAGAGGGACAGAAAGATCATCTTTAGGACAAGCTTTGCCAAAGGACATAAGAGGGGTTTGCTCTGAACCATGGGTGGGGAATTTCCGAGAAAACCGCCTCTGGAAAGATTGGGACAAGTGAGATGGCACTGAAAATTGTTGATGGCTAGTAGCACTTGATGAAGGCTTGGTGCAAGTCAGTTTAGCATTGGCGTTAGAGACAATTGGAAGAACACTTGGCTTCGTTTGATTGAAAGGATGAGGCAATTGCTCCTCAGGAACATCATCTCCCTGAAATACAAAACTAGCAATTAATATGGATCTAATCCAGTCAGTCTATTGATAATAATGCATCAAAACTGCTTACAACCTAGAtttaacgaaaaaaaaaaaaacaaccaaaAGACAGGGCATTTAATGGAAAAAGGAAAGAACATGCGACAACTAAAAGAGTAAGAACTTCCAAAGCAACCTGGTTAGTAAACAAGCATAATCATAAGAGATGCCTATATATCAAGGAAAGCATTTATGTTTAAACTGATTAAAAGTGGTAACCAGAGGAGATTTCGAGTACCTCTGGATGTTCTTTATTGAAGCCAACAATCCTTTCCCTGAAGACTTTCCTCAAGATCGAATACCCACTctcagtttttccattgatgttcTTGGCTATTGCATCAACTTGAAGAGTGACCTGAAGCTCTGGCTTCATACAACAAGTGGCCTCATCATGCAAAATCACCTTCTTAATGATTATAGCTTCAGGCATTATGTACTTCAACTGCGCTAGATGCGCATAAGTGAACCTCCTAAACGCAGAAAATAATACAAATTTCAATTCGTCATATAAACAAATACGAGGAAGAAAGGCAAGTTAATGCAACCTCTTAGGGTAAAATTGGCACCTTTCTGTCAAATGCTGAATGCTGGAGAGGATGTTCGCGAAGGTGCACATAGATCCTTTCAGCCGAAGCAAGCGAATTGAACTCTCCATGCAGTTGAAGAATTCACACAGTATCTCATATCTGATCAAGAGGGGCTTATTCTAGTTAGAAAGAAACCATAAAAAATCAATTTAGTGCACATCGTATGCATAACTAATCATATATTTCAATGGAGTAGCCATGATAAAAGCCCAAGAAATTCTCAACTGTTAGAATTAGATGACATAAGGAAAAGAAACAGATGAATATTTCTATAAACCTACAAGAGAACCTAAAGAACATACTTTTCAGGAAGCTTGATGACACCTCTAGCCTTGGACGACTTAGGACTGGAACCGGGCACCGAGCTG contains:
- the LOC135651319 gene encoding CDT1-like protein a, chloroplastic; the encoded protein is MDSDARPRPPISAGKRPDRPLESPAKGTSMADQIWTPEKPARLPRRSGNRSIAFSVKEVRKVALGLQTAADRPDHSRSGNDDDLQSVEQQLGASSVPGSSPKSSKARGVIKLPEKYEILCEFFNCMESSIRLLRLKGSMCTFANILSSIQHLTERRFTYAHLAQLKYIMPEAIIIKKVILHDEATCCMKPELQVTLQVDAIAKNINGKTESGYSILRKVFRERIVGFNKEHPEGDDVPEEQLPHPFNQTKPSVLPIVSNANAKLTCTKPSSSATSHQQFSVPSHLSQSFQRRFSRKFPTHGSEQTPLMSFGKACPKDDLSVPLASSPSKCNLKPPIFRNSMLGSPISSTISSKCGTSEEETQKFIRTDNFPHNEQNVKEGTPAKLVSTPLRLMSNTPDMPTPKRCRTTPSCDSPLSNKSVKRSTRTKLFMTPTKSAKAGDEEYEDRSLSADDDVLNIIPESLLQSIKEKERKTAQEEEAGVSNAIRRQKLIASLPCIFDMILLIFQSWKRSVMTKNELIYKLLSSNCKIVDRGEVEEQLKLLLELVPDWISEKIAYSGDILCCVTGSSNPEEIRRRLAEAE